The following proteins are encoded in a genomic region of Sorangiineae bacterium MSr12523:
- a CDS encoding winged helix-turn-helix domain-containing protein — protein sequence MSGSRYVLVVGHGKEHESEDGAASHLRQLGARVRTLDFWDDFSTACEGEASFRAIVIEAGDRPDFAVSALRTARRESRLEETPAILAIPERQVARVEPSSGFDDFIVLPYRPAELYARIRQLEWQRSEFANEERIKIGGIVLDRAAHEVSLDGRRVVLTAKEFALLAFFSANRGRVFSRETLLSRVWGVRYEGGARTVDIHVRRLRAKLGDALPLETLRGTGYKLRAPAEMPSEEGGEGPLVSDGPVVSDTPNGGIPAAAPVGQTRTP from the coding sequence ATGTCAGGATCCAGATATGTGCTTGTGGTGGGGCACGGCAAGGAGCACGAATCGGAGGACGGTGCTGCATCCCACTTGCGGCAGCTGGGCGCCCGGGTTCGCACGCTCGACTTCTGGGATGACTTTTCGACGGCCTGCGAGGGCGAGGCTTCGTTCCGCGCCATCGTGATCGAGGCGGGCGACCGCCCCGACTTTGCCGTGAGCGCCCTGCGCACGGCACGCCGCGAAAGTCGACTCGAGGAGACGCCCGCGATTCTGGCCATCCCAGAGCGGCAGGTTGCACGCGTCGAGCCATCGAGTGGGTTCGACGATTTCATCGTGCTGCCATATCGCCCGGCCGAACTGTACGCGCGCATCCGCCAGCTCGAATGGCAGCGCAGCGAGTTCGCGAACGAGGAGCGCATCAAGATTGGCGGCATCGTGCTCGACCGCGCCGCGCACGAGGTGTCGCTCGACGGGCGGCGCGTGGTCCTGACGGCGAAGGAGTTCGCGCTGCTGGCGTTTTTCTCGGCCAATCGCGGTCGCGTGTTCAGCCGCGAGACGCTTCTCAGCCGCGTGTGGGGCGTGCGTTACGAGGGCGGGGCCCGCACGGTGGACATCCACGTGCGCCGGCTTCGGGCCAAGCTGGGCGACGCGCTTCCGCTCGAGACGTTGCGCGGTACGGGCTACAAATTGCGCGCCCCGGCCGAGATGCCGTCGGAGGAAGGCGGCGAGGGGCCACTCGTCTCGGATGGCCCAGTCGTGTCGGACACGCCGAACGGTGGCATACCTGCCGCGGCGCCCGTGGGGCAAACGAGAACACCCTGA
- a CDS encoding porin — protein sequence MICLKSAHLRARPGLLCALIATSTLVARTASAQSPPDAPPAPTPASEPQQPAEATTPPPAATTEEAPKPAEPEKPAAAPATDALKVTVGGYAEAYYAYNFNRPENGVTNFRWIDNRHNTFKLQTAVLDVQAEYGAFQGHIAFQAGPTAEGWYADSVEARAGASGAASLSASTWKIIQQATVGWKAPVGKGLLLQAGLFITPIGFEGAAVKDNYNWSRSNLFYALPFYHAGVRASYEVAENLTVAAWLVNGWNQATDGNDGKSGIAQITYKIPDRLTAQVLYMGGPERAQDSAEGRPFRHLFDGWAEFYAHKLVAVAVHGDAGFENGAFGTHSWHSGALYARVQPLPFLYVAARGDAFLENVGTKDGGQSSSIFYGSDVYSFTGTIDLRPMDHLSFRTEYRHDSAQNDIFFKHGSIKDTDGNYVPNADAQDTVTLGVTGWF from the coding sequence ATGATCTGCTTGAAAAGCGCGCACCTGCGTGCGCGACCGGGACTCCTTTGCGCTTTGATCGCCACGTCGACGTTGGTGGCGCGCACCGCATCGGCGCAATCTCCGCCCGATGCTCCGCCTGCACCGACTCCGGCATCCGAACCCCAACAGCCCGCGGAGGCGACGACGCCTCCGCCCGCCGCGACGACGGAAGAAGCGCCCAAGCCCGCCGAACCCGAAAAGCCCGCGGCGGCCCCCGCCACGGATGCCTTGAAGGTGACCGTCGGCGGTTATGCCGAGGCGTATTACGCGTACAACTTCAATCGACCCGAGAACGGGGTCACGAACTTCCGCTGGATCGATAACCGGCACAACACGTTCAAGCTGCAGACGGCCGTGCTCGACGTGCAGGCCGAATACGGCGCCTTCCAGGGGCACATCGCTTTCCAAGCCGGCCCCACGGCCGAGGGCTGGTACGCCGACTCGGTGGAAGCCCGCGCGGGCGCATCGGGTGCGGCTTCGCTCTCGGCCTCGACGTGGAAGATCATCCAGCAAGCCACCGTCGGCTGGAAGGCCCCCGTCGGTAAGGGTCTGCTGCTCCAGGCAGGCCTCTTCATCACGCCCATCGGATTCGAGGGCGCGGCGGTCAAAGACAACTACAACTGGTCGCGCTCGAACCTCTTCTACGCGCTGCCCTTTTACCACGCGGGCGTGCGCGCTTCGTACGAGGTGGCCGAGAACCTGACCGTCGCCGCATGGCTCGTCAATGGCTGGAACCAAGCCACCGACGGCAACGACGGCAAGTCGGGCATCGCGCAGATCACGTACAAGATCCCCGACCGGCTCACCGCGCAGGTGCTCTACATGGGCGGCCCCGAGCGCGCGCAAGACAGCGCGGAGGGTCGACCGTTTCGTCATTTGTTCGACGGGTGGGCGGAGTTCTACGCGCACAAGCTCGTGGCGGTGGCCGTGCACGGCGACGCCGGCTTCGAGAACGGCGCCTTTGGGACGCACTCATGGCACTCGGGCGCCCTTTACGCGAGGGTGCAGCCCCTTCCCTTCCTCTACGTCGCGGCACGCGGAGACGCCTTCCTCGAAAACGTGGGCACGAAGGATGGCGGCCAGTCGTCGAGCATTTTCTACGGCAGCGACGTCTACTCCTTCACCGGCACCATCGACCTACGTCCGATGGATCACCTGTCCTTCCGCACCGAGTACCGTCACGACTCCGCGCAGAACGACATTTTCTTCAAGCACGGATCCATCAAAGACACCGACGGCAACTACGTGCCCAACGCCGACGCGCAGGACACGGTCACCCTCGGCGTGACCGGCTGGTTCTAA
- a CDS encoding metallopeptidase TldD-related protein: MPTQSSLYKAPFAPGGPNEIDVQLAERLLSIALAVGGDYADLFFEYRAGGGLLFDEGILKSASRGVTMGLGVRVQKGDSTGYAYVEQFDWDAMKRAAETAAQIATGGGAKAPVALRSLSLPARYELDQVTLDVPGMDKRKLLERAAAAAHAFDKHIIKVEASLAEEIRELLIVTSDGKMARDTQPLVRFGVRVVAERDQKRQEASSGGGGRTTMGYFEGKSPEWHAREAAEQAIRMLDAVEAPAGTMEVVLAPGDSGILLHEAVGHGLEADFNRKGTSNYAGQIGQLVASDLCTVIDDATLLQSRGSINVDDEGNEPRSSVLIEKGKLVGYMHDRLSANHFKLTPSGNGRRESFACAPMPRMTNTLLLAGEHHPDEIIKTVKRGVFAKKFGGGQVDISNGDFVFSLTESYLVEDGKITAPLKGVNLIGNGPDVLRKVSMLGNDVGVSDGIWTCGKDGQSVPVGVGCPTIKISAITVGGTKV, encoded by the coding sequence ATGCCGACCCAATCTTCCCTGTACAAGGCGCCGTTCGCTCCGGGCGGACCGAACGAAATCGACGTCCAGCTCGCTGAGCGCCTCCTTTCCATCGCGCTCGCGGTTGGTGGCGATTACGCCGATTTGTTCTTCGAGTACCGCGCCGGTGGCGGTCTTCTCTTCGATGAGGGCATCCTGAAGAGCGCCTCGCGTGGTGTGACGATGGGGCTCGGTGTCCGTGTACAAAAAGGTGACTCGACTGGATACGCCTACGTGGAGCAGTTCGATTGGGACGCGATGAAGCGCGCGGCGGAAACGGCCGCCCAGATCGCAACCGGTGGCGGGGCCAAGGCTCCCGTCGCGCTGCGATCGCTCTCGCTTCCTGCGCGCTACGAGCTGGACCAGGTCACCCTCGACGTGCCCGGCATGGACAAGCGCAAGCTGCTCGAGCGCGCGGCCGCGGCGGCGCACGCGTTCGATAAGCACATCATCAAGGTGGAGGCGAGCCTCGCGGAAGAGATCCGCGAGCTGCTCATCGTCACCAGCGATGGAAAGATGGCGCGCGACACGCAGCCCCTCGTGCGCTTCGGCGTGCGCGTGGTGGCCGAGCGCGATCAGAAGCGCCAGGAAGCTTCGTCGGGTGGCGGTGGCCGCACGACCATGGGCTACTTCGAGGGCAAGAGCCCCGAGTGGCACGCCCGCGAGGCGGCCGAGCAAGCCATCCGCATGCTCGACGCAGTGGAGGCCCCGGCGGGCACGATGGAGGTGGTGCTCGCGCCGGGCGACAGCGGCATCCTGCTTCACGAAGCCGTGGGCCACGGCCTCGAGGCCGACTTCAACCGCAAGGGTACGAGCAACTACGCGGGTCAGATCGGGCAGCTGGTCGCGAGCGACCTTTGCACGGTCATCGACGATGCGACCCTGCTTCAGTCGCGCGGCTCGATCAACGTGGACGACGAAGGCAACGAGCCTCGCTCCTCGGTGCTCATCGAGAAGGGCAAGCTCGTTGGGTACATGCACGACCGGCTGAGCGCGAACCATTTCAAACTGACCCCAAGTGGGAATGGCCGACGCGAGAGCTTTGCGTGCGCGCCGATGCCGCGCATGACCAACACGTTGCTTCTCGCCGGCGAGCACCATCCGGACGAGATCATCAAGACGGTGAAGCGCGGCGTCTTCGCGAAGAAGTTCGGCGGCGGCCAGGTCGACATCTCCAACGGCGACTTCGTCTTCTCGCTCACCGAGAGCTACCTCGTCGAAGACGGCAAGATCACCGCGCCGCTCAAGGGCGTGAACTTGATCGGCAACGGGCCCGATGTTTTGCGCAAGGTGAGCATGTTGGGCAATGACGTCGGCGTCTCCGACGGCATCTGGACGTGCGGCAAGGACGGCCAGAGCGTTCCCGTGGGCGTGGGCTGCCCGACCATCAAGATCTCCGCCATCACCGTGGGCGGGACGAAAGTCTAG
- a CDS encoding Ca2+-dependent phosphoinositide-specific phospholipase C encodes MSAAAQVAKLKGVRFNQVQQKATHNSYVRDETIFDELVYHRVRALEFDLHIDRSGHATTGRDWFVYHMFAAPYEDTQCVRLSDCLRAVKTFHDAFPQHEVVTLWLDLKDDFAPNGHEASDLDEAIGRVFGEDAVFRPRDLMRACPGAKNLREAVSDEHPLGKCAWPETKDLRGKVIFALTGGAACARGTKLDTYLGEGEADRMAFIAPDLDATCTFPEYARRPNVVFFNADAENAWRTEEVHRAGLVSRVYGGGTMGGGLDDPFQWNAARAHRTNFLATDRVNAEVDPWASTTQTKTGWPFLCLLMGCEPNQVEEGELVGVSVESGDIDGTSDSFYFVESEPASSASNATEATTWSSAIAVPSSNVERWAKGCIMARATRDADSPYFAVCRPADNGRIRVQYRVTKGGPTTELEAPRPAGLSAESTFFARLELSSTGGETTASSSASTDGTNWVPIATRSFATSLAHQGLAASSHGSSAVRFLFGNLKRGAESMGTKSFAAGERIGGALRGDVFRGAIP; translated from the coding sequence TTGAGCGCCGCCGCCCAAGTGGCCAAGCTCAAAGGGGTCCGCTTCAACCAGGTGCAGCAAAAAGCGACGCACAACAGCTACGTGCGCGACGAGACCATCTTCGACGAGTTGGTTTACCACCGCGTGCGCGCCCTGGAGTTCGACCTTCACATCGACCGCAGTGGCCACGCCACCACCGGGCGCGATTGGTTCGTCTACCACATGTTCGCGGCGCCGTACGAGGACACGCAGTGCGTGCGCCTCAGCGACTGCCTGCGCGCCGTGAAGACGTTCCACGACGCCTTCCCGCAGCACGAGGTGGTCACGCTCTGGCTCGACCTGAAGGACGACTTCGCCCCCAATGGCCACGAGGCGTCGGATCTCGATGAGGCCATCGGTCGCGTGTTCGGCGAAGACGCGGTGTTCCGTCCGCGCGACTTGATGCGGGCATGCCCGGGCGCCAAGAACCTGCGCGAGGCCGTCTCCGACGAGCACCCACTAGGAAAGTGCGCGTGGCCCGAGACCAAGGATCTCCGCGGCAAGGTCATTTTCGCGCTTACCGGCGGAGCGGCGTGCGCGCGCGGCACGAAGCTGGATACGTACCTCGGCGAGGGTGAAGCGGACCGCATGGCCTTCATCGCGCCCGATCTCGATGCCACGTGCACGTTCCCGGAGTACGCGCGCCGGCCGAACGTCGTGTTCTTCAACGCCGACGCCGAGAATGCCTGGCGCACCGAGGAAGTCCACCGCGCGGGCTTGGTCAGCCGGGTCTACGGCGGCGGCACCATGGGCGGCGGGCTCGATGATCCGTTCCAGTGGAACGCGGCGCGGGCGCACCGGACGAACTTTCTCGCCACCGATCGCGTGAACGCGGAGGTGGACCCTTGGGCATCGACGACGCAGACGAAAACGGGCTGGCCGTTTCTCTGCCTTTTGATGGGCTGCGAGCCCAATCAAGTCGAGGAAGGCGAGCTGGTGGGCGTCTCCGTCGAGTCCGGGGACATCGATGGGACGAGCGATAGCTTCTATTTCGTCGAATCGGAGCCCGCGTCGAGCGCGTCGAACGCGACGGAAGCCACCACCTGGAGCAGCGCCATCGCGGTGCCCAGCTCCAATGTCGAGCGATGGGCCAAGGGCTGCATCATGGCGCGCGCCACGCGCGATGCCGACAGCCCGTACTTCGCCGTGTGCCGTCCCGCCGACAACGGGCGCATCCGCGTGCAATACCGGGTGACCAAGGGCGGCCCCACCACCGAGCTCGAGGCGCCGCGCCCGGCGGGCCTGAGCGCCGAGAGCACCTTCTTCGCCCGCCTCGAACTGTCGAGCACGGGAGGGGAGACCACCGCCTCCTCGTCGGCGAGCACCGACGGCACGAACTGGGTTCCCATCGCCACCCGTTCCTTCGCCACGTCGCTCGCGCACCAGGGCCTCGCGGCCAGCTCACACGGCAGCAGCGCCGTGCGCTTCCTCTTCGGCAACTTGAAGCGTGGCGCCGAGTCGATGGGCACGAAATCGTTCGCCGCGGGCGAGCGCATTGGCGGCGCCCTCCGCGGCGACGTATTTCGCGGCGCGATCCCTTAG
- a CDS encoding DUF882 domain-containing protein, whose product MKALSALGALSTCAVVTLVSLGAHAAPPTTKNAGKSDAKPAAKAPAPAQATAPATSPAAHKPHGKTALSANRAVPGRAVERGEEGVARERAAAKSNPLTIRAPKVKPPCFHDSVTVMHFAEEDTFPLTKCDGSVAHLAVERLSVLARPGSAPKPQVDPTELANVKGDKIATGIRRIDPKLVERIQTIVDHFSKGKHARLQVISGYRPASAGSYHATGRALDMRLDGVSNEALVAFCKTLPDTGCGYYPNSSFIHIDVRQPGTGHVGWIDASGPGESPRYVAAWPPPKSSSPSSPNALPDEATATLTLKEALAKLDSMLPPLPADEHADHDGKGGEEAPSKEDEPAKTAEKKTDGIRFQH is encoded by the coding sequence ATGAAGGCTTTGTCCGCGCTCGGTGCTCTGTCCACTTGTGCCGTTGTCACCCTCGTATCGCTCGGCGCCCATGCGGCACCGCCCACGACGAAAAACGCCGGCAAATCCGACGCAAAGCCGGCCGCCAAAGCGCCTGCCCCGGCGCAAGCCACCGCCCCCGCCACCTCTCCGGCGGCGCACAAGCCGCACGGCAAGACCGCCTTGAGCGCCAACCGCGCCGTCCCCGGGCGGGCCGTCGAAAGGGGCGAGGAAGGCGTCGCCAGGGAGCGCGCCGCGGCCAAGAGCAACCCGCTCACGATCCGCGCGCCGAAGGTGAAGCCCCCGTGCTTCCACGACTCCGTCACCGTCATGCACTTCGCCGAGGAGGACACCTTCCCGCTGACCAAGTGCGACGGCAGCGTCGCCCACCTCGCCGTCGAGCGCCTCTCCGTCTTGGCCCGCCCCGGCAGCGCCCCCAAGCCCCAGGTGGATCCCACCGAGCTCGCCAACGTCAAAGGCGACAAGATCGCCACCGGCATCCGCCGCATCGATCCCAAGCTCGTCGAGCGCATTCAAACCATCGTCGACCACTTCTCGAAGGGCAAACACGCCCGCCTGCAGGTCATCTCCGGCTACCGCCCCGCCAGCGCCGGCAGCTACCACGCCACCGGTCGCGCCCTCGACATGCGCCTCGACGGCGTTTCCAACGAGGCTTTGGTCGCCTTCTGCAAGACGCTGCCCGATACGGGGTGCGGCTATTACCCGAACAGCTCGTTCATCCACATCGACGTGCGCCAGCCGGGCACCGGCCACGTGGGCTGGATCGACGCCAGCGGCCCTGGAGAATCACCGCGCTACGTCGCCGCGTGGCCGCCGCCCAAGTCGTCGTCTCCGTCCTCGCCGAACGCCCTCCCCGACGAGGCGACCGCCACCCTTACCCTGAAGGAAGCGCTCGCCAAGCTGGACAGCATGCTCCCGCCCCTCCCGGCCGACGAACACGCCGACCACGACGGCAAGGGCGGCGAAGAAGCTCCCTCCAAGGAAGACGAACCCGCGAAAACCGCCGAAAAGAAAACCGACGGCATCCGCTTCCAGCACTGA
- the moeB gene encoding molybdopterin-synthase adenylyltransferase MoeB, which produces MPTTYTDLLADVKKTTKEVSLDELKKRLEAGEKITLLDVREKEEHRAGYIPGAISIPRGFLEMQVESKLPDKGAKIVAYCAGGTRSALAAATLQQLGYTNVETAMPGFVRWKDVGYPVETPPQLTDAQRDRYSRHILLPEVGEVGQARLLKSKVLLLGAGGLGSPAALYLAAAGVGTLGIVDADTVDASNLQRQILHSTSRVGVPKVESAAKAISEINPDVKVVGHQERLTSENVERLFADYELVVDGTDNFPTRYLVNDASVWMGKPIVHGSIFRFDGQATTFLPPKAAEKFGRQAGPCYRCLYPEPPPPHLAPSCQEAGVLGILCGIVGTLQATEAIKLLLGKGDLLAGRLITYDSLKMQFRELKLRKDPNCPVCGPNPTIKEYIDYEGFCAIGV; this is translated from the coding sequence ATGCCTACCACGTACACAGATCTGCTCGCCGACGTAAAAAAGACCACCAAAGAGGTATCGCTCGACGAGCTCAAGAAGCGGCTAGAGGCTGGAGAAAAGATCACGCTCCTCGATGTGCGTGAGAAGGAAGAGCATCGCGCCGGTTACATCCCCGGTGCTATTTCGATTCCGCGAGGCTTCCTCGAGATGCAGGTCGAGTCGAAGTTGCCCGACAAGGGCGCAAAAATCGTGGCCTATTGCGCCGGCGGGACGCGTTCGGCGCTGGCCGCGGCGACCTTGCAGCAACTGGGTTACACCAACGTGGAGACGGCGATGCCGGGCTTCGTGCGGTGGAAGGACGTGGGCTACCCGGTGGAGACGCCGCCTCAGCTCACCGACGCCCAGCGCGATCGCTACTCGCGTCATATCCTCCTGCCGGAGGTGGGCGAGGTCGGGCAGGCGCGCCTCCTCAAGAGCAAGGTGCTGCTCCTGGGCGCCGGCGGTCTCGGATCACCCGCCGCGCTTTACCTGGCCGCCGCGGGCGTCGGCACCCTGGGCATCGTGGACGCCGACACGGTGGATGCGTCGAACCTGCAGCGGCAGATTTTGCACTCCACGAGCCGTGTGGGCGTGCCCAAGGTCGAAAGCGCGGCCAAGGCCATCTCCGAGATCAACCCGGACGTGAAGGTGGTCGGGCACCAGGAGCGCCTCACCAGCGAAAACGTGGAGCGCCTCTTCGCCGACTACGAGTTGGTGGTCGACGGGACGGACAACTTCCCCACGCGCTACCTGGTGAACGATGCCAGCGTGTGGATGGGCAAGCCCATCGTGCACGGCTCCATCTTCCGCTTCGACGGCCAGGCGACGACGTTCTTGCCGCCCAAGGCCGCGGAGAAATTCGGCCGCCAGGCCGGCCCTTGCTACCGTTGCCTCTACCCGGAGCCGCCGCCCCCGCACCTCGCGCCCAGCTGCCAGGAGGCCGGTGTGCTCGGTATCCTTTGCGGCATCGTCGGCACGTTGCAGGCGACGGAAGCCATCAAGCTTCTCCTCGGCAAGGGCGATCTGCTCGCCGGCCGGCTCATCACCTACGACAGCTTGAAGATGCAATTCCGCGAGCTCAAGCTCCGCAAGGACCCGAATTGCCCCGTGTGCGGCCCCAACCCGACGATCAAGGAATACATCGACTACGAGGGCTTCTGCGCCATCGGCGTGTAA
- a CDS encoding 4-hydroxythreonine-4-phosphate dehydrogenase PdxA has protein sequence MRVAGQEGVGRRKRRTSGGGVSRHARIALSIGCPSGIGPEVSLLAALEAPASSRIVLVGDHGVIASAAKARGIDARIVRLESASEGYAFRSVPRFQKKEREVLVWQPTASLRTSEARPGKPTKTGGAAQLAWVDEACDLAARGEADAMVTGPVSKEVIASSGGRTARAFLGHTEHLARRLRAPEVVMAFASKELTTALVTTHLRLGAVPRAITPESVATAAYWLGVLITDLAAVDEEGRRVARVSKRPLYLAVASLNPHAGEGGLLGNEETVSIAPGMALARRRLKREARQVLLEGPVPAESAYRLGAAGRFAAVLAMYHDQATIPMKLLGFGEAVNISLGLPIIRTSVDHGTAYDIAGKRKADPRGMREAIALATRLSLARLSQRKRSK, from the coding sequence ATGCGTGTCGCGGGTCAGGAGGGGGTCGGCCGTCGCAAGCGACGGACCTCCGGTGGAGGCGTCAGCCGCCACGCGCGCATTGCGCTGAGCATCGGTTGTCCTTCGGGCATTGGCCCCGAGGTGAGCCTGCTCGCCGCACTCGAGGCGCCTGCGTCATCGCGCATCGTGCTCGTGGGCGATCACGGGGTGATTGCGTCGGCCGCGAAGGCGCGGGGCATCGATGCGCGCATCGTGCGGCTGGAGTCCGCGTCGGAAGGGTACGCATTTCGGTCGGTGCCGCGCTTTCAAAAGAAGGAGCGCGAGGTGCTGGTGTGGCAGCCGACGGCGAGTTTGCGCACGTCGGAAGCGCGACCGGGCAAGCCCACGAAGACCGGCGGGGCGGCGCAGCTGGCGTGGGTCGACGAGGCATGCGATCTCGCAGCGCGCGGTGAGGCCGATGCGATGGTCACCGGACCGGTGAGCAAGGAGGTCATCGCCAGCTCGGGCGGGCGCACGGCGCGGGCCTTTTTGGGCCACACCGAGCACCTTGCGCGGCGGCTGCGCGCGCCCGAGGTGGTGATGGCGTTCGCGTCGAAAGAGCTGACCACCGCGTTGGTGACGACGCACCTGCGCCTCGGCGCCGTTCCGCGGGCCATCACGCCCGAGAGCGTGGCGACGGCGGCGTACTGGCTGGGGGTGCTCATCACGGATCTCGCCGCGGTCGACGAAGAGGGGCGGCGGGTTGCGCGGGTGAGCAAGCGGCCGCTCTACCTGGCCGTCGCATCGCTCAACCCGCACGCCGGCGAGGGTGGCCTCCTCGGCAACGAGGAAACGGTGTCCATTGCGCCCGGCATGGCCCTGGCGCGTCGCCGCTTGAAGCGCGAGGCCCGCCAGGTGCTGCTCGAGGGCCCAGTCCCCGCCGAAAGCGCCTACCGCCTCGGCGCCGCCGGTCGTTTCGCCGCCGTCCTCGCGATGTACCACGACCAAGCGACCATCCCGATGAAGCTCCTCGGCTTCGGCGAAGCCGTGAACATCTCCCTCGGCCTCCCGATCATCCGCACCAGTGTCGATCACGGCACGGCCTACGACATCGCCGGCAAGCGCAAAGCCGACCCCCGCGGCATGCGCGAAGCCATCGCCCTCGCCACACGCCTTTCCCTGGCCCGATTGAGCCAACGCAAGCGCTCCAAGTGA
- a CDS encoding ammonium transporter, producing MSQINTGDTAWLLVSSALVLLMTPALALFYAGMVRRKNVLSTLMHSMAAIPVLGLKWCLFGYTLAFGPSKFGLIGGLDFIGLQGLASDVHGTVPTLAFVAFQMMFAIITPALISGAFAERMKFSAYIVFILLWSTFVYDPVAHWVWAEGGWLFKMGALDFAGGTVVHLTAGISALACALVIGKRHGYPQRKPMPHNLTMTLTGAGLLWFGWFGFNAGSALSSGALAALAFMTTQLGAAGGAVGWLVVETAHRGKPTALGIASGLVAGLVAITPAAGYVAPWAAILIGLLAGSVCYFAVLQKDRFGYDDSLDAFGIHGVGGLAGALLTGLFAQKSLNEAGNDGAFFGNGHQMVTQLIACGASLVYAFVLTFGILKLIDAVIGLRVSENDEREGLDATLHGEEGYVLSGSATAAEAPPEPVPSAPPVAAAIVSADATTT from the coding sequence ATGTCACAGATCAACACCGGTGATACGGCCTGGCTCTTGGTGAGCTCCGCGCTCGTCCTACTCATGACGCCTGCTCTCGCACTCTTCTATGCGGGGATGGTGCGCCGCAAGAATGTGCTCTCGACCCTCATGCACTCGATGGCGGCGATCCCGGTGTTGGGTTTGAAGTGGTGTCTGTTCGGCTACACCCTGGCCTTCGGGCCATCGAAGTTCGGTCTGATTGGCGGGCTCGATTTCATTGGGCTGCAAGGCCTCGCCTCCGATGTGCACGGCACGGTGCCGACCTTGGCCTTCGTCGCGTTCCAGATGATGTTCGCCATCATCACGCCGGCGCTGATCTCGGGCGCGTTTGCCGAGCGCATGAAGTTCAGTGCGTACATCGTCTTCATCCTTCTATGGTCCACCTTCGTGTACGATCCGGTCGCGCACTGGGTGTGGGCCGAGGGCGGTTGGCTCTTCAAGATGGGCGCGCTCGACTTCGCAGGCGGCACGGTCGTTCACCTGACGGCGGGCATCTCGGCGCTCGCATGCGCCCTGGTCATCGGCAAGCGCCACGGCTACCCGCAGCGCAAGCCGATGCCGCACAACCTGACCATGACCCTCACCGGCGCCGGTCTGCTCTGGTTCGGTTGGTTCGGGTTCAACGCCGGCAGCGCGCTCTCCTCGGGTGCGCTCGCGGCCCTCGCCTTCATGACGACGCAGCTCGGTGCGGCGGGCGGTGCAGTGGGCTGGCTCGTCGTCGAAACGGCCCATCGCGGCAAGCCGACGGCGCTCGGTATCGCCTCCGGTCTCGTGGCCGGGCTGGTCGCCATCACGCCGGCCGCCGGGTACGTCGCCCCGTGGGCGGCCATCCTCATCGGCCTGCTCGCGGGCAGCGTTTGCTACTTTGCCGTGCTGCAGAAGGACCGCTTTGGTTACGACGACTCGCTCGACGCGTTCGGCATCCACGGCGTGGGTGGCCTCGCGGGCGCACTCCTCACGGGCCTCTTCGCGCAGAAGAGCCTCAATGAAGCCGGCAACGACGGCGCGTTCTTCGGCAACGGCCACCAGATGGTCACGCAGCTCATCGCCTGCGGCGCCAGCTTGGTGTACGCGTTCGTGCTCACCTTCGGCATTCTCAAGCTGATCGACGCGGTCATCGGTCTGCGCGTGAGCGAGAACGACGAGCGCGAAGGCCTCGACGCCACGCTCCACGGCGAGGAAGGCTACGTGCTCTCGGGCTCCGCCACCGCGGCGGAAGCTCCCCCGGAGCCGGTCCCCTCGGCCCCGCCGGTTGCGGCAGCCATCGTGAGCGCCGACGCCACGACCACCTGA
- the dtd gene encoding D-aminoacyl-tRNA deacylase, giving the protein MRAVIQRVSSARVEVDGEVTGAIEHGLLVYLGIGRGDGPKDSAFLLEKIVNARIFENAEGKFDKSLLDVGGALLVVSQFTLYGDLRRGRRPSFDSALPPEEAESMYDAFVRDARTRGLTVATGRFRAHMHVFSVNDGPVTLLLDSAT; this is encoded by the coding sequence ATGCGAGCCGTCATCCAACGGGTGTCATCCGCAAGGGTCGAGGTCGACGGTGAAGTCACGGGCGCCATCGAGCACGGCCTTCTCGTTTACCTCGGCATCGGCCGCGGCGACGGCCCAAAGGACAGCGCGTTCCTGCTGGAGAAAATCGTCAACGCCCGCATCTTCGAGAACGCCGAGGGCAAATTCGACAAGAGCCTCCTGGACGTCGGCGGTGCGCTCCTCGTGGTGAGCCAATTCACCTTGTACGGCGATCTCCGCCGCGGCCGCCGCCCCAGCTTCGACAGCGCCCTGCCGCCCGAAGAAGCCGAATCGATGTACGACGCCTTCGTCCGCGACGCCCGCACCCGCGGCCTCACCGTCGCCACGGGGCGCTTCCGCGCACACATGCATGTCTTCAGCGTGAACGACGGCCCCGTCACGTTGCTGCTCGACAGCGCCACCTAA